The following coding sequences lie in one Moritella viscosa genomic window:
- a CDS encoding HTH-type transcriptional regulator, DeoR family, translating to MQQRHTDIINLVNEKGRASVGEMSNKLGVSEVTIRHDLNKLEKEGFIRRVHGGATPHNTDNVSHRITVNYEHKRKMAMCAASLVEHGETVMIEGGSANALLAKELGKRSDVTIITPSSYIAHLMKETDVKIIVLGGLYQHESESMVGTLTRLCIKHTHFTKAFLGIDGLHPNTGFTSRNMMRADVGVAILEKGAQNIVITDSSKFGQVHNTPLYQFDQVDMVITDEDASLEYVHLLEKHNIKVVK from the coding sequence ATGCAGCAACGACATACTGATATTATTAATCTTGTAAATGAAAAGGGACGAGCTTCTGTTGGCGAAATGTCAAATAAGCTGGGTGTTTCAGAGGTCACGATCCGTCATGACCTGAACAAGTTAGAGAAAGAAGGGTTCATCCGTCGTGTTCATGGTGGAGCTACTCCGCATAATACTGATAATGTTTCTCATCGTATTACTGTAAATTATGAGCACAAGCGTAAAATGGCTATGTGTGCAGCAAGCCTTGTTGAACATGGCGAAACAGTCATGATCGAAGGCGGTAGTGCTAATGCTTTATTGGCAAAAGAACTGGGAAAACGTAGTGATGTAACCATTATTACGCCGAGCAGCTATATTGCCCATTTAATGAAAGAAACTGATGTTAAAATTATTGTGTTAGGTGGTCTTTACCAGCATGAAAGTGAAAGCATGGTGGGTACCTTGACGCGTCTTTGCATCAAACATACTCACTTTACTAAGGCGTTCTTAGGCATTGATGGTTTGCATCCAAATACGGGTTTTACGAGCCGTAATATGATGCGTGCTGATGTCGGAGTGGCGATTTTAGAGAAAGGTGCACAAAATATTGTCATCACGGATTCTTCTAAATTCGGTCAAGTGCATAATACGCCATTATATCAATTTGATCAGGTTGATATGGTGATTACTGACGAAGATGCGTCGTTAGAATATGTACATTTATTAGAAAAACATAATATTAAAGTCGTAAAATAA
- a CDS encoding putative type IV pilus assembly protein, producing the protein MPKKVTDILTQDELNLLQEVIESQADDVSREVFISHISKKMLNVLAQSDDIVLVTQSEQKEFRFPLYLVSDGYSDELKELGPPDIIDHKGGEGRYWRLSDPKGLKIFDPQGEVLLGAVLNISTSGLFMLCSAQQFSSIDFNLKKGDRVNFYLKIPQRGFHLVKANVVRIENENNNSKGLALNFDIDNDLALILHNYIIEKHDSLN; encoded by the coding sequence ATGCCAAAGAAAGTGACGGATATTTTAACTCAAGATGAGCTTAATTTATTACAGGAAGTAATAGAGAGTCAGGCTGATGATGTTAGTCGTGAAGTATTTATTTCGCATATCTCAAAGAAAATGCTGAATGTATTAGCGCAATCTGATGACATTGTATTGGTAACGCAAAGCGAACAAAAGGAATTTCGTTTTCCGCTTTATCTTGTTAGTGATGGTTATAGTGATGAGCTAAAGGAGCTTGGTCCTCCTGATATTATTGACCATAAAGGTGGCGAAGGGCGTTATTGGCGCCTGTCGGATCCTAAAGGCTTAAAGATATTTGATCCGCAAGGTGAAGTATTATTGGGTGCCGTTCTGAACATATCGACTTCGGGTTTGTTTATGTTATGCAGTGCGCAGCAATTTTCGTCTATCGATTTTAACCTTAAGAAAGGTGATCGGGTGAACTTTTATTTAAAGATCCCACAACGTGGTTTTCATTTAGTTAAGGCTAATGTTGTGCGGATTGAAAATGAAAATAATAATAGCAAAGGGCTGGCGCTGAACTTTGATATTGATAATGACTTAGCTTTGATACTCCATAATTATATTATTGAAAAACATGATTCACTGAATTAG
- the glnA gene encoding glutamine synthetase — translation MSAESVLALIKEQDVKFVDLRFTDTKGKEQHVSLPHHQVNAGFFEEGKMFDGSSIEGWKGINESDMILMPDPATAVLDPFTEATTLNLRCDVLEPATMQGYSRDPRSVAKRALAYLRSTGIADDVFFGPEPEFFLFDDVKYKTDMSGSMYKIDAEEASWNSDKEYEGGNMGHRPGVKGGYFPVSPVDSAQDIRSAMCLIMEEMGLTVEAHHHEVATAGQNEIAALYNSIVEKADEVQITKYVIHNVAHAYGKTATFMPKPLVGDNGSGMHCHQSLQKNGENIFSGDLYGGLSETALYYIGGIIKHAKAINAFANPATNSYKRLVPGFEAPVMLAYSARNRSASIRIPIVPSPKATRIEVRFPDPAANPYLAFSAMLMAGIDGIKNRIHPGDAMDKDLYDLPAEEAAEIPQVASSLQEALSALDTDRDFLTVGDVMADDTIDAYIAIKEEEVERLNMTTHPVEFEMYYSV, via the coding sequence ATGTCAGCAGAAAGCGTATTAGCTCTAATTAAAGAACAAGACGTTAAATTTGTAGATTTACGTTTTACAGATACTAAAGGTAAAGAGCAGCACGTTTCTCTACCACATCATCAAGTTAATGCCGGCTTCTTTGAAGAAGGTAAAATGTTTGATGGTTCATCAATTGAAGGTTGGAAAGGCATCAACGAATCTGACATGATTTTAATGCCAGATCCGGCAACAGCCGTACTTGACCCGTTCACAGAAGCAACAACACTGAACCTTCGTTGTGACGTACTAGAGCCTGCAACAATGCAAGGTTATAGCCGTGACCCTCGTTCAGTAGCAAAACGTGCACTTGCATATTTACGCTCAACCGGTATCGCTGATGATGTATTCTTCGGTCCTGAACCAGAGTTTTTCCTATTTGATGATGTTAAGTACAAAACTGACATGTCAGGTAGCATGTACAAAATTGACGCTGAAGAAGCTTCTTGGAACTCTGATAAAGAGTACGAAGGCGGCAATATGGGTCACCGTCCAGGTGTTAAAGGTGGTTACTTCCCAGTATCACCAGTTGACTCTGCACAAGACATCCGTAGCGCAATGTGCTTAATAATGGAAGAAATGGGCTTAACAGTTGAAGCACATCACCATGAAGTAGCAACAGCCGGTCAAAACGAAATTGCAGCACTATATAACTCAATCGTTGAAAAAGCGGATGAAGTGCAAATCACTAAATACGTTATCCATAATGTTGCACACGCTTATGGCAAAACAGCAACATTCATGCCTAAGCCACTTGTAGGCGATAACGGTTCAGGTATGCATTGTCACCAATCACTACAGAAAAATGGCGAAAACATTTTTTCTGGTGACCTGTATGGCGGTCTATCTGAAACTGCACTTTATTACATCGGTGGTATCATCAAGCACGCAAAAGCAATTAACGCATTTGCTAACCCAGCAACTAACTCGTACAAACGTTTAGTTCCTGGTTTTGAAGCACCAGTAATGCTAGCTTACTCAGCGCGTAACCGTTCTGCATCAATCCGTATCCCAATCGTACCATCGCCAAAAGCGACACGTATTGAAGTACGTTTCCCAGATCCAGCAGCAAACCCATACTTAGCATTCTCTGCAATGTTAATGGCTGGTATTGACGGTATTAAAAACCGTATTCATCCTGGTGATGCAATGGATAAAGATTTATACGACCTTCCAGCAGAAGAAGCAGCAGAGATTCCACAAGTTGCCTCTTCACTACAAGAAGCACTATCAGCACTAGATACTGACCGTGACTTCTTAACTGTTGGTGATGTAATGGCTGACGATACTATCGATGCTTACATTGCAATAAAAGAAGAAGAAGTTGAAAGACTGAACATGACAACTCACCCAGTTGAGTTTGAAATGTACTACAGCGTATAA
- the ntrB gene encoding nitrogen regulation protein NtrB encodes MIMIPEPQQSLLNNLVSSVFVLNHDLYIKYLNPAGEQLLGSSASRVLDVKLTDIIEHTTLDLSLLTSIIKTGQGFTDNEVSLVIDDRQLLVEISATLTNFNSEICVLIEARQIDLQKKISQELYQHVQQQAAQELVRGLAHEIKNPLGGLRGAAQLLEKELPTPELKEFTGIIIEQADRLRTLVDRLLGPQKPGQQTILNIHSVIEKVKQLVEFDLPPGIIIERDYDPSIPDFEMEPDLLQQALLNIISNAIQILKEHGIIKIITRTAHQVNIQGQKYRLCTEIKIIDNGPGIPEHIKDTLFYPMVTAREGGTGLGLSIAQNLIKQHKGKIECHSWPGHTEFAIYLPLRK; translated from the coding sequence ATGATAATGATCCCAGAACCTCAGCAGTCATTACTGAATAACTTAGTTTCTTCAGTTTTCGTTCTCAATCATGATCTGTATATAAAATATCTCAATCCAGCAGGTGAACAACTATTAGGCTCCAGTGCCAGTCGTGTGCTTGATGTGAAGCTCACGGATATCATCGAACATACAACACTCGACCTTTCGTTACTGACAAGCATTATTAAAACAGGGCAAGGATTTACTGATAATGAAGTATCATTAGTCATTGATGATCGCCAACTATTAGTCGAAATTTCAGCAACATTAACGAATTTTAACTCGGAAATCTGTGTTCTAATTGAAGCAAGACAAATAGATTTACAAAAGAAAATTAGCCAAGAACTTTATCAACATGTACAGCAGCAAGCTGCGCAAGAATTAGTACGTGGCTTAGCCCATGAAATTAAAAACCCACTCGGGGGATTACGTGGCGCCGCACAACTGTTAGAGAAAGAGCTACCAACGCCGGAATTAAAAGAATTTACCGGTATTATCATCGAACAAGCCGATCGATTACGGACCCTAGTTGACCGTTTATTAGGGCCACAAAAGCCTGGTCAACAAACCATTTTAAATATTCATTCCGTCATTGAAAAAGTAAAACAATTAGTCGAGTTCGATTTACCGCCAGGCATTATCATCGAGCGAGATTATGATCCATCAATACCTGATTTTGAGATGGAACCAGACCTATTACAACAAGCACTACTTAATATCATTAGTAATGCCATTCAAATACTAAAAGAACATGGCATCATTAAAATTATTACGCGCACAGCACATCAAGTGAATATCCAAGGGCAGAAATATCGCTTATGTACTGAAATAAAAATCATTGATAACGGACCTGGTATTCCAGAGCATATTAAAGATACCTTGTTCTACCCAATGGTTACTGCTCGTGAAGGCGGCACCGGACTTGGCCTTTCTATTGCTCAAAACCTGATTAAGCAACACAAGGGTAAAATTGAGTGTCATAGCTGGCCAGGCCATACCGAATTTGCCATTTATCTGCCACTAAGAAAATAA
- a CDS encoding ribonuclease BN, whose translation MVKSSYQHPLLLLLAKTKTVLWLFLSNCFAFLRYLGQRVNDDRITVNASSLAYTTLLSLVPLITVVFSVMSAFPIFESWQQSVEAFLYTNLVPHATGTIQEYLQDFVTNTGKMTSIGSGALFMVALLLINTIDKHINHIWRCKIERSFFLSFAVYWLILTFGPLFIAISLGISSYLLSLSFVSDVTEVTGIVSLLKLVPALLGTLGLFVMYVVIPHRHVPLLYAFIGASISALLFEGIKRIFTWYLVQFPSYEVIYGALATIPILLVWIYLCWLIVLLGAEITASLTEFDEHKKAQVKLQKQSQNQQQKHLSMDDSSG comes from the coding sequence GTGGTTAAGTCATCTTATCAACATCCGTTACTGCTATTGTTGGCAAAAACGAAAACCGTGTTGTGGTTGTTCTTGTCAAATTGCTTTGCATTTTTACGCTATTTAGGTCAACGCGTGAATGATGACCGGATCACGGTTAACGCCAGTTCGTTGGCGTATACAACGTTACTTTCTCTCGTCCCATTAATCACTGTCGTTTTTTCTGTGATGTCGGCTTTTCCTATTTTTGAAAGTTGGCAGCAAAGTGTTGAAGCATTTTTATATACCAATTTAGTGCCACATGCTACGGGGACGATTCAAGAATACCTACAGGATTTTGTTACCAATACAGGGAAAATGACCTCCATTGGCTCTGGTGCGTTATTTATGGTGGCATTGCTGTTAATTAATACCATTGATAAGCATATTAATCATATTTGGCGATGTAAAATTGAACGTAGTTTCTTTTTATCATTTGCAGTGTATTGGTTGATATTAACTTTTGGTCCATTATTTATTGCCATTAGTTTAGGTATTTCGTCTTATTTATTATCCTTATCGTTTGTTTCTGATGTGACAGAAGTGACTGGGATTGTTAGCCTGTTAAAGCTGGTGCCTGCCTTGCTGGGTACATTGGGTTTATTTGTGATGTATGTGGTTATTCCTCATCGTCACGTTCCGTTACTTTATGCATTTATTGGCGCCTCGATTAGTGCTTTGTTATTTGAAGGTATCAAACGGATTTTTACTTGGTATTTAGTACAATTTCCCTCTTATGAAGTGATTTATGGCGCATTAGCAACTATACCTATCTTATTAGTTTGGATTTACCTATGCTGGTTGATTGTCCTACTTGGGGCTGAAATTACAGCGTCATTAACAGAATTTGATGAGCATAAAAAAGCACAGGTTAAATTGCAAAAACAGTCACAAAATCAACAGCAAAAACATCTATCTATGGATGACAGTTCTGGCTAA
- a CDS encoding membrane protein: MSLLLFLSIATLFLGPYLCKFVGSKSDRFAFFDSFIFVSIGGLVLFHILPELLESGGIAVLGLMLVGLFGPGMVEKIFHKVAKQTHSVTLILGVLGLVLHALTDGGALAIEDDQTAYLLAVGVVLHRFPVGLTVWWLLRPHYGRALPLAVLTAMSVATVAGTWLGGELIAHDSGNWLIWFQALVMGSILHVVFHQPYKQEHGEETQRDKFAAGTGSLIGAICLLAVLLPHWLGYAPHDHGSEERVLVSQIAPSSEIQADINLDDHAGHDDHAGHDDHAEHDDHAGHDDHAGHDDHAEHDDHAGHDDHAGHDDHAGHDDHVGHDDHAGHDDHVGHDDHAGHDDHVGHDDHAGHVHGSETAETLLRFVSLSLHAAPALLFAYILTWLINFVKPAFNMVGQLRSTGSVAGALKGTLIGLPLPICIPDASSMYKQLIKAGCGSALAVSFLVASPVIGFDALLISLPLLGAEWVGIRLVMAITLAVTLGLLIGLLFKKHDLNTETCATPEQLKQSTSRLKHAFEHGFAHLIDHTAPWVLFGLIAAATFTPTIGWQFLQQEPWLQVVLAILIALPFHFCATGITPVLAIMLIAGVSPGAVVAFSLVGPTLNLDLYRFIKDNQGKHIAMAVVMAIVAVALLLGLGIMYWVPELPKPWLTLAPHWQDDWWRYVSLVIVTVLFAISILRRGARSFMLELLPHSFRNAKPHHHHHH, from the coding sequence ATGTCTTTACTTTTATTTTTGAGCATCGCGACACTCTTCCTCGGCCCTTACTTATGTAAATTTGTCGGTTCTAAATCTGATCGTTTTGCTTTCTTTGATAGTTTTATCTTTGTTTCCATTGGTGGTTTGGTGTTATTCCATATCTTGCCTGAATTACTGGAAAGTGGGGGGATTGCGGTTCTCGGACTGATGCTCGTTGGCTTATTTGGCCCTGGCATGGTGGAAAAAATATTTCATAAAGTCGCAAAACAAACCCATTCTGTTACCTTAATATTAGGTGTATTAGGTCTAGTATTACACGCTCTCACCGATGGTGGTGCGCTTGCAATTGAAGATGATCAGACCGCTTATTTGTTGGCAGTCGGTGTGGTACTCCATCGTTTTCCTGTTGGTTTGACTGTGTGGTGGTTGTTACGTCCGCATTATGGCAGAGCGTTACCGTTAGCGGTATTAACGGCAATGTCAGTGGCAACTGTTGCTGGTACTTGGCTAGGTGGAGAACTGATCGCGCATGATAGTGGTAACTGGTTGATCTGGTTCCAAGCGTTAGTGATGGGCTCTATTTTACATGTCGTATTTCACCAGCCGTATAAACAGGAACATGGTGAAGAAACTCAACGTGATAAATTTGCCGCTGGTACGGGTAGCTTAATTGGTGCTATCTGTTTACTTGCAGTATTACTACCGCATTGGTTAGGTTATGCGCCGCATGATCATGGTTCGGAAGAAAGGGTGCTGGTATCACAGATAGCACCATCATCTGAGATACAGGCTGATATCAATTTAGATGACCATGCAGGGCACGATGACCATGCAGGGCACGATGATCATGCAGAGCACGATGACCATGCAGGGCACGATGACCATGCAGGGCACGATGATCATGCAGAGCACGATGACCATGCAGGGCACGATGACCATGCAGGGCACGATGACCATGCAGGGCACGATGACCATGTAGGGCACGATGACCATGCAGGGCACGATGACCATGTAGGGCACGATGACCATGCAGGACACGATGACCATGTAGGACACGATGACCATGCAGGGCATGTGCACGGCAGTGAAACAGCAGAAACCTTATTACGATTTGTGAGCTTGTCGTTACATGCGGCACCAGCGCTATTATTCGCTTATATCCTGACATGGCTGATTAACTTTGTGAAACCAGCATTTAATATGGTTGGGCAATTACGCAGTACTGGTTCAGTCGCTGGAGCATTAAAAGGCACGCTGATTGGTTTACCCCTACCAATCTGTATTCCAGATGCATCAAGCATGTATAAACAGTTGATTAAAGCGGGCTGCGGTTCTGCATTAGCTGTGTCATTTTTGGTAGCGTCGCCTGTGATAGGGTTTGATGCGCTACTTATTTCGCTGCCGTTATTAGGTGCTGAGTGGGTTGGTATTCGTTTAGTGATGGCGATTACTTTAGCGGTAACCTTGGGTTTATTGATTGGATTATTATTTAAGAAACATGATTTAAATACCGAAACGTGTGCGACACCTGAACAGTTAAAACAATCTACATCGCGTTTGAAGCATGCTTTTGAACATGGCTTTGCGCATTTAATTGATCATACCGCACCTTGGGTACTGTTTGGATTAATTGCAGCTGCAACATTTACCCCGACGATTGGTTGGCAGTTTTTACAGCAAGAACCTTGGTTACAAGTAGTTCTGGCGATCTTAATTGCGTTACCCTTTCATTTTTGTGCGACGGGTATTACCCCTGTATTAGCGATTATGCTTATTGCTGGTGTATCGCCTGGTGCGGTTGTTGCCTTTAGTTTAGTGGGACCAACGCTTAACTTAGATTTATACCGCTTTATTAAAGATAATCAAGGTAAGCACATTGCAATGGCTGTGGTTATGGCTATTGTCGCTGTGGCCTTGCTATTGGGTCTGGGGATTATGTATTGGGTACCTGAATTGCCTAAGCCCTGGTTAACGTTAGCACCACATTGGCAAGATGATTGGTGGCGTTATGTAAGCTTAGTTATTGTGACAGTGCTATTTGCGATAAGTATTTTACGTCGTGGTGCGCGTAGCTTTATGTTGGAATTATTACCACATAGTTTTAGAAATGCTAAACCGCACCATCATCACCATCATTAG
- the bipA gene encoding GTP-binding protein TypA/BipA, protein MLDKLRNIAIIAHVDHGKTTLVDKLLEQSGTLETRGGNEERVMDSNDLEKERGITILAKNTAITWKDYRINIVDTPGHADFGGEVERIMSMVDSVCLIVDAVDGPMPQTRFVTQKAFAHGLKPIVVINKIDKPGARPEWVMDQIFDLFDNLGATDEQLDFKVVYASALNGWANAESEEATENMEPLFQAIVDGVAAPEGDRDGDFQMQISQLDHNAYVGVIGVGRITRGSVKVNQQVTIVGSDGKERKGKVGQVLGYLGLERHDVELAQAGDIIAITGLGELKISDTICAQNNVEALPPLSVDEPTVTMTFQVNNSPFCGKEGKFVTSRNILDRLNKELVHNVALKVEETADPDKFKVSGRGELHLGILIENMRREGFELAVSRPEVIERMIDGKLHEPMETLTVDCEEQHQGSIMEQLGIRKAELTNMTPDGKGRIRLDFIIPSRGLIGFQTEFLTMTSGSGLLYHSFDHYGLHKGGTIGQRQNGVLICNQTGKAVTYSLFFLQDRGRLFLGHATEVYEGQIVGIHNRANDLTVNCIRGKQLTNVRSSGTDEAQTLSPAIILTLEQALEFIDIDELVEVTPKSIRIRKKLLSENERKRASRPAK, encoded by the coding sequence GTGCTAGATAAACTACGCAACATTGCGATTATCGCTCACGTTGACCACGGCAAAACGACTTTAGTTGACAAATTATTAGAACAGTCAGGTACGTTAGAAACACGTGGTGGTAATGAAGAACGTGTAATGGATTCCAACGATCTTGAAAAAGAACGTGGTATTACAATTCTTGCAAAAAACACTGCAATTACTTGGAAAGATTACCGTATCAACATCGTAGATACTCCAGGACACGCCGATTTCGGTGGTGAAGTTGAACGTATTATGTCTATGGTAGACAGTGTTTGTTTAATCGTTGATGCAGTTGATGGCCCAATGCCACAAACGCGTTTCGTAACACAAAAAGCATTCGCACACGGTCTTAAGCCAATTGTTGTTATCAATAAAATTGATAAACCTGGTGCTCGTCCTGAATGGGTAATGGATCAAATCTTTGATTTGTTTGATAACCTAGGCGCAACTGATGAACAGCTTGACTTTAAAGTTGTTTACGCTTCAGCTCTAAATGGTTGGGCTAACGCTGAATCAGAAGAAGCAACAGAAAACATGGAACCTTTATTCCAAGCTATCGTTGATGGTGTTGCTGCACCAGAAGGCGATCGTGACGGTGATTTCCAAATGCAAATCTCACAACTTGATCACAACGCATATGTTGGCGTGATCGGTGTTGGTCGTATAACGCGTGGTTCTGTTAAAGTAAATCAACAAGTTACTATTGTTGGTTCTGACGGTAAAGAGCGTAAAGGTAAAGTTGGCCAAGTATTAGGTTACTTAGGTCTTGAGCGTCATGATGTTGAACTTGCACAAGCGGGCGATATTATTGCAATCACTGGTTTAGGCGAACTTAAAATTTCTGACACTATCTGTGCACAGAACAATGTAGAAGCGCTTCCACCGTTATCAGTTGATGAACCAACTGTAACAATGACGTTCCAAGTAAATAACTCACCATTCTGTGGTAAAGAAGGTAAATTTGTTACATCACGTAACATCCTTGACCGTCTGAACAAAGAGCTAGTACATAACGTTGCACTTAAAGTAGAAGAAACTGCTGATCCAGATAAATTTAAAGTATCAGGTCGTGGTGAATTACATTTAGGTATCTTAATTGAAAACATGCGTCGTGAAGGTTTCGAGCTAGCAGTATCTCGTCCTGAAGTTATCGAACGTATGATTGATGGTAAGCTACATGAACCAATGGAAACATTGACTGTTGATTGTGAAGAGCAACATCAAGGTTCTATCATGGAACAGTTAGGTATCCGTAAAGCGGAACTAACTAACATGACTCCAGATGGTAAAGGTCGTATTCGTTTAGACTTCATCATCCCAAGCCGTGGTTTAATCGGTTTCCAAACTGAATTCTTAACAATGACATCTGGTTCTGGTCTTCTATACCATAGCTTCGATCATTACGGTCTACATAAAGGCGGTACAATTGGTCAACGTCAGAATGGTGTATTAATTTGTAACCAAACTGGTAAAGCTGTTACTTACTCTTTATTCTTCTTACAAGATCGTGGTCGTCTGTTCTTAGGTCACGCTACAGAAGTATACGAAGGTCAAATTGTTGGTATTCATAACCGTGCTAACGATTTAACAGTTAACTGTATTCGTGGTAAGCAGCTTACTAACGTACGTTCTTCTGGTACTGATGAAGCACAAACGCTTTCACCAGCGATCATCTTGACTCTTGAGCAAGCGCTTGAATTCATCGATATTGATGAATTAGTAGAAGTTACACCAAAAAGCATTCGTATCCGTAAGAAACTTCTTTCAGAAAACGAACGTAAACGTGCTAGCCGTCCAGCTAAATAA
- a CDS encoding nitrogen regulation protein NR(I) — protein MTTATVWIVDDDSSIRWVLDKALKSQKFETSAFSGAHALLNKLEFEQPDIIISDIRMPEMTGLELMNKVHAIHPDLPIIIMTAHSDLDSAVNAYQAGAFEYLPKPFDIDEAVSLATRAVTHAKEQSKNRRKNNKVAPVTEIIGEAPAMQEVFRAIGRLSRSSISVLINGESGTGKELVAQALHKHSPRVNNEFIALNMAAIPKDLIESELFGHEKGAFTGAAGVRNGRFEQANGGTLFLDEIGDMPIDIQTRLLRVLSDGQFYRVGGHSPVSVDVRIIAATHQNLEKKVADGSFREDLFHRLNVIRIHIPSLNERREDIPKLANHFLIRAGKELSVETKILSKEAQTYLANHHWSGNVRQLENICRWLTVMASGQEIFIADLPPEITEEQSPLISHGSTAQSGDWRTQLKTWTAQQLASGQSDILAEAMPDFERIMLQTALEYTQGHKQDAAKLLGWGRNTLTRKLKELDIN, from the coding sequence ATGACAACAGCAACAGTTTGGATTGTCGATGACGATAGTTCTATCCGCTGGGTTCTTGACAAAGCATTAAAGTCACAGAAATTTGAAACCTCTGCATTTAGTGGTGCGCATGCTTTATTAAATAAACTCGAATTCGAACAGCCAGATATCATTATTTCTGATATCCGCATGCCAGAAATGACCGGATTAGAGTTAATGAATAAAGTACATGCCATTCACCCAGATCTCCCAATCATCATTATGACGGCCCATTCCGATCTCGACAGCGCAGTCAATGCGTATCAGGCCGGCGCATTTGAATACCTACCAAAGCCGTTTGATATTGATGAAGCAGTGTCCTTGGCTACTCGCGCAGTGACCCATGCCAAAGAGCAAAGCAAAAACCGTCGTAAAAATAATAAAGTGGCGCCAGTGACTGAAATTATTGGTGAAGCACCAGCCATGCAGGAAGTTTTTCGCGCTATCGGTCGCTTATCACGTTCTTCGATTAGCGTATTAATTAATGGTGAATCTGGTACAGGTAAAGAATTAGTTGCGCAAGCGCTACACAAACACAGCCCGCGCGTAAATAACGAATTCATTGCCTTGAACATGGCTGCAATTCCCAAAGATTTGATTGAATCAGAACTTTTTGGTCATGAAAAAGGCGCCTTTACGGGGGCTGCAGGTGTGCGTAATGGTCGCTTTGAACAAGCTAATGGCGGTACCCTATTTTTAGATGAGATCGGGGATATGCCGATTGATATTCAAACGCGATTATTGCGTGTGCTTTCTGATGGACAGTTTTACCGTGTAGGCGGCCATTCTCCGGTGAGTGTCGACGTACGAATCATAGCAGCAACGCATCAAAACTTAGAAAAGAAAGTCGCTGATGGTAGTTTCCGCGAAGACTTATTCCATCGCTTGAACGTCATCCGTATTCATATTCCATCGTTAAATGAACGTCGAGAAGATATTCCTAAACTAGCCAATCATTTTTTAATCAGAGCGGGTAAAGAACTGAGTGTCGAGACCAAGATTCTCAGTAAAGAAGCACAAACCTATTTAGCCAATCACCATTGGTCCGGTAACGTTCGCCAACTTGAAAATATTTGTCGTTGGTTAACTGTGATGGCCAGCGGCCAAGAAATATTCATTGCTGATTTACCTCCTGAGATCACCGAAGAGCAATCGCCCTTAATAAGTCATGGTAGCACAGCTCAAAGTGGTGACTGGCGCACGCAATTAAAAACCTGGACTGCACAGCAACTCGCATCAGGACAAAGTGATATCCTTGCTGAAGCCATGCCCGACTTTGAACGTATCATGCTACAAACCGCATTAGAGTATACACAAGGCCATAAACAAGATGCGGCAAAACTACTGGGCTGGGGTCGTAATACCCTCACCCGCAAGTTGAAGGAGCTCGATATTAATTAA
- a CDS encoding membrane protein → MKHVILFILTITSYASVAAIYQWTDKQGITHFSDDESKPASAKEINVKLTPPSIDSLTQSITPKASHANTTVNDKPVPPISIHISTPRNQQTIRSNTGEITVSATLSSTLQYGSNIRLLIDGITHSEQIKHQFNVTNVPIGTHKLQLQIINNLGKVIASSELITVYLHRFKAN, encoded by the coding sequence ATGAAACACGTAATATTATTCATATTAACAATCACAAGCTATGCCAGTGTTGCCGCTATTTATCAATGGACTGATAAACAAGGTATTACCCATTTTTCGGATGATGAAAGTAAACCCGCATCAGCCAAAGAAATTAATGTGAAGCTTACCCCCCCTTCCATTGATTCTCTTACTCAATCAATCACACCCAAAGCAAGCCATGCAAATACCACAGTAAATGATAAACCTGTCCCGCCAATTAGCATTCATATCAGTACACCACGCAATCAACAAACAATACGCAGTAATACTGGCGAAATCACAGTCTCAGCGACACTCAGTTCTACACTACAATACGGTTCAAATATTCGTTTATTAATTGATGGCATTACTCATAGTGAACAAATTAAGCACCAATTTAATGTCACAAATGTACCCATTGGTACGCATAAATTACAGTTACAAATAATTAACAACTTAGGCAAGGTAATTGCATCATCAGAGCTCATTACTGTTTATTTACATAGATTTAAGGCCAACTAA